GCGCTGGTCGCGTCCTACATCAAGAATGGGGGCATATACATTGGTATAGCCCAACATACGCGCCTCGCGTCCGGTGATAAATCCTATCTTATGGATCAGTTCACGGTTCCAGGTGTGCCCTAAGCCCAGTTGGGTGGGAAAGTTGGTTGCCTTGTAGCTTTCCACACCCCGGATGCCTTCGTTAGTGAAATCTACTGGGATTCCGAGGCGGGTTTCTTCCACAAAGAAACGCTGTACTTCGTTCAGTGCCCATGCGTGGCGGGAAGCAGGCCAGACGTTCTCATTGTCCGAAGGAGGAAGCCCCCATTGCCGAAAGCCATTCAGGTGTTCGTCAATGGCTCCTATTCCGTCTTTCCACAACATTTGTTTCCATTCGGGAGTGGGGAGGTCATCTTTCAATACTCGTTTGTAGCCGTAAAGGGTAACCATCTGGCAGGTTTTCTCTTCCAGGCTCATCTGTTTTAGTAAATCTTCAATGCGGGCATCAATGGCGGCTGTGGGATCTTCGTATATGTCCATAATGCCGTTTTTGTTGAAATCAATCCAACCTTTACGATACATTTCACTTTTCACCGGCTTGTATATTGCCGGTATTTTCATCGTTTTCTGTGCTGAGAGCAAAGCACCGTTGCCCAGCAGCAAAACGGCTACAATCAGTTTTCTCATGACGGTTTATTTTTCTTTTAATGCAAAAGTAGGGCATTGCTCCGTAACGGGGTGGCTAAAATAGTCCATATTTTCCTCTTATATTTTCCGGACGTCTGTTTTGCGGGAGTGGCATACATGCTTCCTGCTTCCATTGTAAACTGTAAACTTGATAATAATTGCTAAGAAATAAAGCATGATAATAAAAGATTTCCTATCTTTGCGGCAGATAAAGCAAGATTATTGGCAGATAGGATGCCTTCATTTGCTACTCAATATTAAATGAATGCCTCCTTCCTTGCTGGTTTCCTGTAAGTTATAAGAACATGGGCTTGACTGGATTTGACAGCGGGCAGAAATGGTAAGTAAGCATGCAGTGCGTTGTTGATTTGCACTTAAATCTCAGTCTTCAAAATTTTATCTGGCGAAAACAATTACGCTCTTGCTGCTTAATCGAATCACAGTAGATTAGCTTAATCCCGGCACAAGGTGCTGGGACGGGACATCACTCGGAAGCTGTTGCTCCGAAGCATTCCGGTAAAGTGGTGCAGTTACATCGGGGATAGTTTGCACTTGCCTTGAAGTGCGAATGAAATTTAGAGGATAAGGTGACGGTTGATGGCTTTGGTTCTGCCGCCACACGAAAACTTAGGCAAAGATAAGCATGTAGAAAGCTTATGATTTCCTCGTTTGGACGAGGGTTCGATTCCCTCCAGGTCCACGTGCCGGAAGGCGATGGAAAGGAGGCGGCACTTAATAGATGCCGCCTCCTTTCCGTTATTTTAAAACCTTTGCCGCACACTCAGGACAAAGCCCTTTCAGTACATAGTTGATACTATTCAGCGTAAATCCTTCGGGCAGGTTCACCACCGGTGTGGGGATGTTCTTGAAACAGAATGTCTTGTTGCACCTCTCACAATGAAAGTGAGTGTGCAGGTCGTTTACTTCGCAAGAACAACTTGCACTGCACACGGCATATTTGAATGAGCCGGTTCCATCATCAATGCTGTGTATAAGGTGGTGGGATAAAAATAAAGTGATGGTGCGGAAAATGGTGGATTTATCCACGGTGTCCAGTATGTTCTCCAGATCGAGCAACGAGACGGAACGCCTTGTCTTCAGCATGGCTTGCAATACCAG
Above is a window of Bacteroides helcogenes P 36-108 DNA encoding:
- a CDS encoding Fur family transcriptional regulator produces the protein MEENLYLDLLAKRGIQPTAIRILVLQAMLKTRRSVSLLDLENILDTVDKSTIFRTITLFLSHHLIHSIDDGTGSFKYAVCSASCSCEVNDLHTHFHCERCNKTFCFKNIPTPVVNLPEGFTLNSINYVLKGLCPECAAKVLK